TCTGCTCGACCGCTTCGAGTTCGAAGTCACCGAACTCGAAGACATCGTACGTGACGGCTTGCATGTCGCCGTTGTCGTCGAACTCGACGGTACTCGAGGCACCCTGGTAGGAGATCTCCTCTCCCGCGGCGGCGAGTTCGATTCCCTCGGCGAGGTTCGACGGGCCGACCGTCTCGCCGTTCGGGTTCGCGACGGCCCGCATCTCGTCACGGACGGCGGGACCGTCGTTCGAACCCGCACGAGCGTTCGCCAGGATCATGACGGCGCTCGCGTCGTAGCCGTGGGCGGTGAACACCCCCGGCCCTCTCCCGAACTCGTTCTCGTACAGTTCGGTGAACGTGTCGACGTCCGGACCGTCGGCGGCCGGAGCGGTCCCCAGAACGTTGTTCATCGGGTTGTCGACGTTCACCGGGAGGTCGTCCTCGATCAGACCGTCGGTGACGACGACGGGCAGTTCGGGGTCGAAGCCCGCGTAGAAGTCCCGGAAGATCTGGACGCCGCTGACGGGGAACGCGATCACGAGCAGGAAATCGGGCTCGTCCGCGAGCGCGCTCTCAAGGATGGAGGTGTACGACGGCTGCTCCGGTTCGAACGCCTCGGCAGCCGTAACCGTGCCACCGAGCTCCTCGAAGCTCTCCTCGAACACGCCCGCGAGCGCCTGTCCGTAGGCATCGTTCAGGGCGAGCACCGCCGCACTCTCCCACTCACGGTCCTCGTACGCGAGTTCTGCGATGACTGGACCTTGTAATGCGTCGCTCGGTGCGGTACGGAAAACGAAGTCGTCGTCGGCGAGGTCCGTGATATCCGGGCTCGTGCTCGCGGGCGAACACATGACGACCTGATTCGGGACCGCGACCTCCTGGGCGACTGGTATCGTTACGTCGGACGCCGCCGCGCCGGTGAACATCGGGAACCCGGCGTCGACGAGCGACTGTGCGGCACTGATCCCTGCCTCGGAAAGCGTCTGAGAATCTTCGCGCTGGACTTGGATTTCGAACTCACTTCCCTCGCCTGCGAGCTGGATAGCGGGGAGTTCGGCCCCGTCCGCGATCGGCCCTCCCAGTTCGCCCAAATCTCCGGATTCCGGCTGCAGGATCCCTAGCATGATCTCACGGTCCTGCACGCTGAAACTTCGATCGCCGCTGAGAGTACCCGCGAAGGACAATGCTCCTACGCCACCGATCCCAGTTAGCACACTGCGCCGGCTGATTCGAGCCATGGTAGTTGTAGGGAGTAATAAGCAAAAGAGTTTATCTAGGGCAGTGTTAGAGCTCTAATGTTGGTGATTTTGGTTAATTTATTGAATTTCATAGTAATACTCCGATACCACTGTTAACCCTCGTTCCGGGCCCGTTCAGGTGCTGGCCGATGTCATCCGATTCCGCCCATTTATCCGTGTTTCCCGGGTACAACGGTAACGAGAACCGACTATAACGTTAATTACCTTCTAGTGGGCTGGGAGATTCAGTTACCAAACTCGAACCGCGGTCAGGTTCGCCGCGGTACGGGTCCCGCGTAGTGCCACAATCCGCTAATATACTACCGACTGTTAACGACGCGTCTCTACTCAAAGAAATTTGAGGACTTCGGGATCAGGGCTCGAGCAGAACCTTGATGACACCTTCTTCGCGGTCGTCGAACCGCTCGTACATCTCGGGTGCCTCCTCGAGGTCGACGCGGTGGGAGACGACCCAGCTGGGATCGGCGCGTCCTTCGATGATCATGTCTCGCAGCTTCCGGTTGTACTGCTTGACGTTCGTCTGCCCGGTACCCAGCTTCAGTCCCTTCTCGAAGGCCTTGCCGAAGTCGATTCCGAGCCGGCCCTGAGCCGCCATCTCGTCGGGCGCGCCGGGGTCCGTCGGGACGTACAGTCCCGGGATGCCGAGCGCGCCGGTCGGTCGGACGGTCTGGATGAGCTGATTGAGCACGATCGCCGGGTTCTCCCGGGCCGGATCGTAGGCGTCGTCGCTCGGGTCCGTCTCGGGGTCGATCGCCTGGTAGCCGACGGCGTCGACGCCCTTGTCGACCTCGTCGCCGTGCTCGTCGATGATCTGTTCGACCGGATCGCCCTCCTCGAAGTTGATGGTGTGCGCGTCGCAGTGGTCCTCGGCCATCTCGAGTCGGCTCGGAACCCGGTCGACGACGTAGATTTCCGAGGCGCCCTGGATCTTCGCGCTGTAGGCGGCCATCAGGCCGACGGGACCGGCGCCGTAGATCGCGATCGACTCGCCGGGCTGGAGGTTCGCCAGCCGGGTGCCGTGCCACCCCGTCGGGAAGATGTCCGCGAGCAGCGCGAACGCGTCCTCGTGCTCGTCGCCCTCCGGGAGTTTCAGGGCGTTGAAGTCGGCGTAGGGGACGCGGAGTTTCTCGGCCTGTCCGCCCTTGTACGGCCCCATCGCGACGTAGCCGTAGGCGCCGCCGGCGAAGCCCGGGTTAACGTTGGTACAGAAGCCCGTATAGCCGTTCTCGCAGTTCTGACAGAAGCCGCAGGCGACGTTGAACGGCATGACGACGCGGTCGCCTTGCTCGAGCGTCGTGACGGCGTCGCCGACCTCGCTGACGGTCCCCATGTTCTCGTGGCCGAAGACGATTCCCTCTTCGGCGCCGGTTCGGCCCTCGTACATGTGGAGGTCCGATCCACAGATCGCCGTCGTCGTGATGTCGACGAGGACGTCGTTCGGGTGTTCGATTTCGGGTTCGTCTACTTCTTCGATGGACACGTCGTGCGGTCCCTGGTATACGACAGCGTTCATTGACATGCGGTATCAAGCCTCGAAAATTCTCACCACTATCTCGCTGGTAAAGGTTGTTGTGAACCAGAAGCCACGGATTATGAAGGTTTCAACGGGACCGTTTCCGGGGATAGAACTGACGGAGGGCGACGAACGTCACCGAAGACACCACACAGGGTGGATCGAAACGACGTGCTCCGTGGACGCGCGGGCCGACAGACGATACGCATCGTGCTCGACCGTCGAGAGACTCGAGCGATCCCGTACGATCCCGGCTCGAGCGAAACCGGGCCCTCTTACTACCGGTCCGCCGTAGCTAGCGGCGTGACGACAACCGACTCACTCGGCGGCGTCGTCCTCGCGGGCGGCTACTCGACGCGCTTCGGCGGGGCCGACAAGGCGGTCGCCGACCTCGCGGGGACGCCGATGATCCGGCGGGTCGTCGACCGACTCGCCGTCGTGACCGACGAGATCGTGATCAACTGCCGCGAGGACCAGATCGACGCGATTCGAGACGCGCTGGCCGGCTGTGATGCGTCCATCCGCATCGCGACTGATCCGGTTCCCGACCGGGGGCCGCTGGCCGGTATCCGGGTCGGCCTCGAGGCCGTCGACCGGGAGTACGCCGCCGTCGTCGCCTGCGACATGCCGTTCGTCGATCCGTCGCTGCTCGAGCGGCTGTACGACAGTGCGCGCGGCCGCGACGGCGCGGTCGTCCAGCTCGAGGATCAGTGGTACCAGACGACCCAGGCGGTCTACCGGGCGGACGCGATGGCCGGCGCTTGCGCCGCGGCACTCGAGGACGGGGACGGACGGATTCTCGCGGCGCTCGAGCGACTCGACTACGCCGTCGTCGGCGAGGACGATCTCGAGGGCGTCGCCGACGAGACGTTCGAGAGCATCGACACGCAGGAGGCGCTTCGCGAGGCGGCGAGGCGACTCGGGGAGTGAGTAGCCACTAAAGATCGATGTACAACCGATCGCACAGCTGCGCGATCGGCGTGTGAACCGTTTCAGCTGGTACTCCGGTCGCTCTCCCCGACCGAACGACCGGCGGGATCGGGCTCGCTGCCAGCAACGATTGAGAAGAAGGGGTGACTTATGGCCCCTCGATGCGAGAACCGACCATGAGCAGCGAGGATCAGTTCGACCACGGAAAGGACGAGCGGTTGCAGAGCCGAGACGTGACCGAAGGGGCCGACCGCGCCCCCCACCGGGCGATGTTTCGGGCGATGGGATTCGACGACGAGGACCTGGGATCGCCGATGATCGGCGTCCCGAACCCCGCCGCGGACATCACGCCGTGTAACGTCCACCTCGACGACGTGGCGGCGTCGGCGCTCGAGGGTGTCGACGACGCCGACGGGATGCCGATCGAGTTCGGGACGATCACGATCTCTGACGCAATCTCGATGGGAACGGAAGGGATGAAGGCGTCGCTGATCTCCCGGGAACTCATCGCGGACAGCGTCGAACTCGTCAGTTTCGGCGAGCGCATGGACGGTCTCGTCACCGTGGCGGGCTGTGACAAGAACCTCCCCGGGATGATGATGGCCGCGATCCGCACGGATCTCCCCTCGGTCTTCCTCTACGGCGGGTCGATCATGCCCGGCGAGCACGAGGGCCGGGACGTCACCATCGTCCAGGTCTTCGAGGGCGTCGGCGCCTACGCCACCGGCGAGATGGACGCCGAGGAACTGGACGACCTGGAACGCCACGCCTGCCCCGGTGCCGGATCCTGCGGCGGCATGTTCACCGCGAACACGATGGCCTCGATCTCGGAGGCGCTCGGGCTCGCCCCGCTCGGCAGCGCGTCGCCGCCGGCCGAGGACGAGGAACGGTACGAGGTCGCCCGACGCGCGGGCGAACTCGCCGTCGAGGTCGTCGAGGAGGATCGCCGTCCCTCCGACATCCTCTCTCGAGAGTCCTTCGAGAACGCCATCGCCCTTCAGACGGCCATCGGCGGTTCGACCAACGGCGTCCTCCACCTTCTGGCGCTCGCCCGCGAGGCCGGCGTCGACCTCGAGATCGAGGACTTCGACGAAATTTCGCGACGGACGCCGAAGATCGCCGATCTCCAGCCCGGCGGCGACAGCGTGATGAACGACCTCCACGAACTCGGCGGCGTTCCCGTGGTAATCCGGCGGCTGCTCGAGGCCGACCTGTTCCACGGCGACGCGATGACCGTGACGGGCCGAACCGTCGAGGAGGAACTCGAAGTCCTCGACGTGCCGACCGACGACGAAATCGAGGTCGACTTCCTCTACCCCGTCGACGACCCGAAGGAAGAGGAGGGTGCGATCAAGATCCTGACGGGTAATCTCGCACCCGATGGTGCGGTGCTCAAGGTCACCGGTGACGACGAGTTCCACCACCGGGGTCCGGCGCGAATCTTCGAGGACGAGGAAGGCGCCATGCGATACGTCCAGGAGGGCGACGTCGAGAGCGGCGACGTGATCGTGATCCGTAACGAGGGTCCCCGCGGCGGACCGGGCATGCGCGAGATGCTCGGTGTGACCGCCGCGGTCGTCGGCGCCGGCCACGAGGACGACGTCGCGCTGATCACCGACGGCCGCTTCTCGGGCGCCACTCGCGGCCCGATGATCGGACACGTCGCGCCCGAGGCGTCCGTCGGCGGTCCGATCGGCTTACTCGAGGACGGCGACGAGATCACTGTCGACATCCCCGAGCGAACCCTCGCTGTCGACGCGAGCGACGAGGAACTCGCCGCCCGCCGCGAGGAGTGGACGCGACCGGAACCGGCCTACGACGCGGGCGTCCTCGCGAAGTTCGCGCGGGACTTCGACTCGGCGTCGAACGGCGCGGTAACCAATCCCGGCGTCAAACGGGAGTAGAGCCGTCGCCCTGCGAATGGCCGGCGCGGTCGTTCGCCATCCGCCGTTTTTAATTATCTTCGTTATACAACTGTCTCCGCTTCGGCTTTCGCTGGCTTGCAACGGGTTTTCCGTAGCTGGTCACTGACTCGTATACGAGCACGAGCAATGTGTAAGTACTGCCTCGAGTGTGACTGGCAGCGGAGTACGGCCGACGGCTACACGGAAGAGGAGGTCTCGAAGCAGGCGATCGAACACTTCGTCGAAACCGGTCATACGGTCGACTCGCTGCACCTGCCACCGCCTGCCGTCATCAAAAATTAACTCGACCGGTTCCGCCCGTTCTCGCCGGCACAGCGGCCCGCGTTAGAACGGCGGCGAGTTCGGAATCTCGGAGTCGACGTCGCCGGTCGGTCGGACGCCCAGTCCGTGGAAGTCCGGAATCGCGGGTGCGTCTTCCTCATCGTTCTGTGCGGCCTGAATCTCTTCGTCGTCGTACTCGTCGATCGGGTCGGGCTCGACGGTTGCGACGATCTCTCGGCTCTCGACGTCGAGCACCGAAAAGCCGGGCGTGACGCCGGTCGCAGCGTGCGGGTCGCCCGACAGCGGCGCGGGGCCACGCAGGGTGACGAACATGTACTCGCCATCCGGCGAGGACCACATGATGTCTGGCGCGTCGCGCTCGTCGGATTCGTCGGACTGGTGCTCGCCGTAGGCGTCGATCTCCTCGATGACCTCGTCGGTCTCGGGATCGACGACGGCGCCGTCGTTGGTCTCGCGATTCAGGACCCACAGCTCCTCGCCGTCGGGGGTAAACCAGAAGCCGTGCGCGTCGACGCCCTCGGTGGACTCACCGTCGACGACGACCTCGTCCGCCTCGGTGTCGTAGACGTAGTACTCGCCGACGCCGTCTTCGCCCTCGTCGGGGTCCGAGGGAAGGCCGGCGGTGAGGTAGAACTTCTCGTCCTCATAGTGGGGCATCGTCCCACAGTTCGTCGGGATCTCCTCGCCGGAGTAGGCCAGTTCGACCTCGAACTCGTCGTGGTCGACGATGACGACGCCGGCGTCGTGGTAGCTCGGACCGAGCGTGTGGATCGAACGACCCTGGTGATCGAACTGGTGACAGATCGGACTCGCGGACTCGATGCCCGCCTCTTGGACGGTTTCGTCGTCGGGGAGGACGAGCTCGTCGACCTGCTCGAACTCCTCGTTCTCGAGGTCGGCCTCGACGCGAGCGATCGTCTCCTCGGCGATGACGTCGACGTGGATGTACTCGTCGTCCGGCGAGAAGATGGCCATGTGGGAGCCGGGACCGGTTTCGACGTTACCGACGAGTTCGCAGTCCTCGGTCCGGAAGACGAGAACGCGCTCGCCGGCGGTACAGGCGATAGCGGCGTACTCGTAGTCCGAGCTGAAGTCGATCATGTGCGGGACGACGCCCTCCTCGGGGACGCCCTCGAGTTCGTTTAGCTCGATCGACCGCGTCTGGTCGAACTCGTCGTCGCCCTCGCCGGGTTCGTAGAGGTGGACGGTGTCGGTTCCCTGATCGAGCGCCCAGATCTCGTACTGACCGTCTTCCTGATCGTCGTCTCCGTTTTCACTGTCGTCGCTCGTCTCGTCGTCGCTCGTCTCGTCGTCGCTCGCCTCGTCGGAGCAACCGGCAACGGCAACGATTCCGGCAGTCGCGCCTCCTGCAAGAACCCGCCTGCGAGTTGGATTTGTCTGCATACCCGACGACTCCGAACTGGCTGTTCAAAAGCCTGCGGGTTTCAGCCTCTCTACCCGGCGAATTTTGGGTGTTGGCCGTCGGAAGAAGCAAAAATTGACTCGGATCGAACCGACCACGAGTTTGACAGGCGAACTGACGACAGTCTCCGTTCTCTCGAAAGGGTTAGCTCCCGTAGAAAATGCAACCGTTGCCGCTACCTGTGTTGCCGGCCGGAGATACCGCCCGTCAGAACAGGACGAGCGTTCGCCCAGCGGTGGCGACGCCGCTGCGGGCTCCCTCGCTAGCCGCGACGCTCGAGAATGCGGTCGATGATCAGCCGCGTCGACAGAAGTTCGTCGTCGCTCGCCGGTTCGCGTCCGCTCGCGCGCCGAACGTCGCAGTCGATCCCGCGGTGCTCGAGTGCCCCCCGGATCGCGTCCGCGTCGTGGTGCTGGTCGTGGCCGAGTGCGATCACGTCGGGACCGATCTCCTCGATCGGCACGAAGATGTCCTCCTCGTGACCGAGCACCGCTTCGTCGACGGCCTCGAGCGCGGCGACGACGTCACGCCGCTGTGTCGCAGAACAGATCGGATCCTCCTTGTGATCGACGTTCGACCTGCGCGCGACGATAACGTACAGTTCGTCACCCATCGCCGCCGCCTCCTCGAGGTAGTGGACGTGTCCCGGGTGGAGGATGTCGAAGGTCCCCTGTGCGATAACCGTCCGTGTCATGCTCGAGTCCTCTTTGCCGTTCTGGTCCATGCGTTCGTGTTCGGCGTCAGCGGCCGTCGGTACCGGTCTCGCGCCTCGAGGGGAGTCCGTCGCCTCATCGTCGCAGTTCCTCGTCGATGTCGGCCTGCGTAAAGTCGAAGAAGTCGTCGGTCTCGGGAAGATCGACGTCGATCACGTTCAGGTTCGTCGGCCGCCCCTGCGAGTCGAAGGCCTTCCAGTCGTTTCGCCGGTAGGGAGCGCCGATGATGACGTGGACGCTCCCGCGACCGAACGTCTCGAGGTCCGCACTGCTCGGACTGATCACGCCGTTCGGGTGCGAGTGAACGCTGCCGAGCGCCTTCACGTCGTTCGGAATCTGGCTCGTCTTGACGGTCGCGCTGACGCTGTTGGCCTCGGTTCCCGGAACGACGAGCACGTCCGTGATGACGAGTCCGTCCCGATCGAGTCCCAGCTTGTCGGTCTCGGTCCCCCGGAGAAATCCCATGTACTCGTTCGGGTGGGACGCCTCCGAGGACTCGAGAGCGAACTCGAGCGTCTCCTCGGCGATCCCGAGAATCTCGCCCGAGCGAAACAGCGCGTCGAACAGCCCCATATCTCCCCATCCGGGCTTGCGGTTGCTAAACGTTCCGAAAGGCGACCCCCCCCGAGACTGTTCTACCACTCCTTCTTAACAAGGGTTATAGGCGCCCATCCCAAACTACGTGCAAAGATGACTGTTGAGCCCGCCGGAGAATCCGGCGAAGACGACGGGGATTCCGTCGTATACGATCTCGCTTCGGACTGTACCGAAACCGACGTCGAACAGAACCGGCCGTATCTCGCCGAAATTAACGGTATCGTCGACTACGGCGTCTTCGTCGACCTCTCCGATTCCGTCTCCGGTCTCGTCCACGAATCGGTTCTCGAAGGTACCTACGCCGTCGGCGACGAACTCGTCGTCGAACTCGAGGCGGTCCGCGACAACGGCGACATGGCGTTCGATCCCGTCGACGTCGAGGACTACACGCTCGAGTCCGTCTCCCACGACTACTCGCTGACCGGCACCGATCGCCTCGAGGCCAACGTCGGCGACCAGATCCACCTCGAGGGAGAGGTCGTTCAGGTCAAACAGACCGCCGGACCGACGATCTTCCACGTGGCCGACGAGCAGGGCGTCGTCCCCTGTGCGGCTTTCGAGGAAGCCGGCGTCCGCGCCTTCCCCGCCGTCGAGGTCGGTGACGTCGTTCGCGTCACCGGAACGCCGGAACACCGCGAGGGATCCGTCCAGATCGAGGTCGACGGACTGTCGACGCTCGATGGCGAGGACGCCGAGGAGGCCCGCGAGCGACTCGAGAACGCCCTCGAGGAGCGCGCCGAGCCCCACGACGTCGAACCGCTGATCGACTGGCCCGCCTTCGAGAAACTCCGACCGAACCTGAAGGAGGTCGCGAAGCTGCTCCGTCGGACGGTCCTCGAGGGGCGCCCGATCCGCGTTCGCCACCACGCCGACGGCGACGGGATGTGCGCCGCCGTTCCCGTCCAGATCGCGCTCGAGCGATTCATCGCCGACGTCCACGAGGACGAGGACGCCCCGCGTCACCTCATCAAGCGTCTTCCGGCGAAGGCGCCGTTCTACGAGATGGAAGACGCCACGCGGGACCTCAACTTCGCGCTCGAGGACCGCGAGAAGCACGGCCAGCAGCTTCCGCTCCTGTTGATGCTCGACAACGGCTCGACGGCCGAGGACGTTCCGGCCTACGAGACGCTGGCCCACTACGACATCCCGATCGTCGCCGTCGATCACCACCACCCCGACCCCGATGCGGTAGGTGAACTGCTCGACGCGCACGTCAACCCCTACCTGCACGACGAGGACTACCGGATCACGACGGGGATGTGCTGTGTCGAACTCGCCCGGATGATCTATCCCGATCTGACCGACGAACTCCGCCACGTCCCCGCCGTCGCCGGCCTCTCGGACCGCTCGAAGGCCGACGCGATGGACGACTACCTCGAACTCGCCGCCGAGGAGGGGTACGACGAGGAACGCCTGCAGGACCTGAGCGAGGCGCTCGACTACGCCGCCTTCTGGCTGCGCTACAACTCGGGCGACCAGCTGATCCAGGACCTGCTCCAGGTCGACGGCAGCGAGGAGGAGCGCCACCGCGAACTCGTCTCCTTCTTCGCGGATCGGGCCCGCGAGGAGGTCGACGAGCAGCTCGACGCCGCCATGCCCCACGTCGAACGCGAGGAACTGGACAACGACGCGCACCTCTACCGGATCGACGTCGAGAACTACGCCCACCGCTTTACCTACCCCGCGCCCGGCAAGACCACCGGCGAGATCCACGATCGCAAGATCGAGGAGACCGGCGACCCGGTGATCACGGTCGGCTACGGTCCCGACTTCGCCGTCCTGCGCAGTGACGGCGTCCGACTGGACATCCCGCAGATGGTCTCGGAACTCGAAGAGGAGTTCCCGGGCGGCGGCGTCTCCGGCGGCGGCCACCTCGTCGTCGGCTCGATCAAGTTCGTCAAGGGTAAACGCGAGGACGTCATCGACGCCCTGATCGAGAAAATGGCCGACGCCGACATCGACGAAGAGCTCTCGAGTGCGGCGCTGATCGACGACTGAAGGCCCGCGGATCCCGGATTCCGTTCGGTCTCCGTTCGGTCTCCGTTCGACCACGCTGCCCCTCACACCGACGTACCGATTCACCCGACAGCAGCCTCGATCGCTCGTTCGGATGGACGGTATCCGGAATGACCGAATGCTTATCAGTCACAACTACGAACGGTTCGTGAATGAGTTCGTCTCGAGTTGAAGCTGAACTCCGCAAGCGCGTGAGCCAGCAGGAGGTCGTCGCCGACCTCAGTCAGCGGGTACTCGATACGGACGACCCCGATGAGTTACTGGCGGACGTTTCGGACGCCGTCCGCACTGCGGTCGATGCGGACGCCTGTCGCTTTTTCGAGCGGCTGCCACACGGTGATCGTGCCGTCTGTCGAGAGGCCGACGGCTGGACCGACGAACAGACACCGACGACGATCACGACCGATCCGGACGGGTCGCTCCTCGGGTACGCGTTGCAACACGAGGAGCCGGTCGTCGTCGACGATCTGCAGGCCGACGATCGGTTCGACCCTCCGGATCGGCTCCTCGAGCACGACGCCAGCAGTAGTCTCTGCGTTCCGATCGGTCCGGACGGCGAACCGTGGGGGGTCCTCGAGGCACACGGTGTCAGGCCCCAGGCGTTCGACGAGGCCGATACCGCGGTCCTTCGGACGATCGCGAACGTCCTGACTACCGCGTTCGAGACCAACGGTTCGGACCGCCGGCTCGACGGTGAGTGGTCTCTCAAGGAGCAGTTCCTCGAACGAAGCCCGGTTGGGATCACGGTCGTCGATACGGACGGAAAGATGCAGTTCGCGAACGAACGCGCAGCGGAGATCCTCGGACGGAGCCGGGAGGAGATCGCCGATTTCACTCACGACGATCCGCGCTGGGGACTCATCGATACGGACGGAACCAGCCTGCCGGCCGGCGATCACCCGTTCGATCGCGTCTTCGAGGCCGGCGAGTCGACCACCAATATGGAAGTCGGCGCACACCGACCCGACGGGACGCGGATCTGGCTCTCGATCGACGGCGCACCGTTGCGATCCGACGGAAGCCTCATCGGCGGCGTCTTCGCGATCACGGACGTCACCGAGCAAAAGCGCCTCGAGAACGAGTTCGAGGAGATGATAGACCGGGTCACGGACGCCTTCTACGCACTCGACGACGAGTTCCGGTTTACGCACGTCAACGAACGTGCCGAGGAGTTGCTTCAACACTCCGAGGCGGAACTCCTGGGTGAACGGCTCTGGAACGTCTTTCCGGAGGCAGCGACCGAGGAGGAAGTGTGGGACAGTTTCAACGCGGCGATGGAGACGCAGGAGCCGACCAGCTACGAGCTGTACTTCGAGCCGCTGGATTTCTGGGTCGAAGCGAACCTGTACCCGTCCGAATCGGGCATCTCGGTCTACTTCCGCGATATCACCGCACGGAAGGAACGCGAGCAAAAACTCGAGCAGTACCGGTCGTTGACTGAGGCCGCACAGGACGTCGTCCTGACGATCGACGAGGAGAGCACGATCCAGTCGGTGAACCCGGCGGTCGAAGACGTCTTCGGCTACGACCGGAACGAACTCGTCGGCGAGTCGCTGACGACGCTCATGCCGGAACGGCTCGTGAACGGGCATCGACGAGGACTCGGGCAGTACCTCGAAACCGGGGCGCGGACGCTCGAGTGGGAGTACGTCGAACTTCCGGGTCGCCACGCAGACGGCTCGGAGATTCCGCTGGCGATCTCGTTCAGCGAGGTCGAGTACGAGGGCGGACGGTTCTTCACGGGTATTCTCCGCGACATCACCGATCGAAAAGCACACGAGCGACGATTGCGGGAGGAACGAGACCTCACGAACCGGATCGTCGAAACCAGTCCGACCGGGATCATCACCGTCGGTCCCGACGGCTCGTTCGAGCGAGTCAACGAACGCACCGAGGAGATCACGGGCTACTCGGGGAAAGACCTCGAGAAACTTATCGGCGGAACAGCCGGTTTCGATCCCGTAAAGCCCGGCGGCGAGTCGTTTTCGGCGGACGAGATTCCGACGCAGCGTGTCCTTGCCGACGGCGAGACGATTCACGACCTCGAGATCGGGTTACTGCGAGCGGACGGCGAGCGGGTGTGGCTGTCGCTGAGCGGGACGCCGCTGTGGGACGACGGCGGGAGTAGCGGCGCGGTCTTTACGTTCGCCGATATCACCGAGCGCAGGGAGTACCACCAGAAACTCGAGGAAACGAACGACCGCCTCGAACGGGCGAACGAGCGGCTCGAACGCTCCAACGAACGGCTCGAGAGTTCGAACGAGCGACTGGAACACTTCGCGTATGCGACCTCACACGACCTTCAGGAGCCGTTACGGATGGTCTCGAGCTACCTCCGCCTCATCGAGGACCGCTACGGCGACGCGCTCGACGAGGACGGCGAGGAGTTCCTCGCGTTCGCCGTCGACGGCGCCGACCGGATGCGAGAGATGATCGACGGCCTGCTCACGTACTCCCGCATCGAAACGCGGGGACAGCCGCTCGAACCGGTCGCGTTGAACGACGTCGTCGACGCCGTTCGAACCGATCTACAGCTCCAGTTCGACGAGAGCGACGCGACGCTTACGGCGGCAGACTTGCCCCGCGTCGAGGGCGATCCCAGTCAGCTCCGGCAGCTGTTCCAGAACCTGTTCGACAACGCGATCGAGTACAGCGGCGACGAGCCGCCGACGATCGAGGTTTCGGCCGAACGAGCGGGCGAGATGTGGGTCGTTTCCGTCAGCGACCGAGGTATCGGGATTCCGGAGGACGAGACCGCGGTCATCTTCGAGGTGTTCGAACGGCTCCACACGATCGACGAGCACGAGGGGACCGGCATCGGACTCGCGCTCTGTCAGCGGATTGTCGAGCGCCACGGCGGCGAGATCTGGGTCGACTCCGAGCCCGGCGAGGGCTCGACGTTCTCGCTTACGCTGCCGGCCGTGATGGACGACCAGCCGTGACCCGATCGAGCCCCGGCCCGTCTC
This DNA window, taken from Natronococcus sp. CG52, encodes the following:
- a CDS encoding Mov34/MPN/PAD-1 family protein, translating into MGLFDALFRSGEILGIAEETLEFALESSEASHPNEYMGFLRGTETDKLGLDRDGLVITDVLVVPGTEANSVSATVKTSQIPNDVKALGSVHSHPNGVISPSSADLETFGRGSVHVIIGAPYRRNDWKAFDSQGRPTNLNVIDVDLPETDDFFDFTQADIDEELRR
- a CDS encoding DHH family phosphoesterase gives rise to the protein MTVEPAGESGEDDGDSVVYDLASDCTETDVEQNRPYLAEINGIVDYGVFVDLSDSVSGLVHESVLEGTYAVGDELVVELEAVRDNGDMAFDPVDVEDYTLESVSHDYSLTGTDRLEANVGDQIHLEGEVVQVKQTAGPTIFHVADEQGVVPCAAFEEAGVRAFPAVEVGDVVRVTGTPEHREGSVQIEVDGLSTLDGEDAEEARERLENALEERAEPHDVEPLIDWPAFEKLRPNLKEVAKLLRRTVLEGRPIRVRHHADGDGMCAAVPVQIALERFIADVHEDEDAPRHLIKRLPAKAPFYEMEDATRDLNFALEDREKHGQQLPLLLMLDNGSTAEDVPAYETLAHYDIPIVAVDHHHPDPDAVGELLDAHVNPYLHDEDYRITTGMCCVELARMIYPDLTDELRHVPAVAGLSDRSKADAMDDYLELAAEEGYDEERLQDLSEALDYAAFWLRYNSGDQLIQDLLQVDGSEEERHRELVSFFADRAREEVDEQLDAAMPHVEREELDNDAHLYRIDVENYAHRFTYPAPGKTTGEIHDRKIEETGDPVITVGYGPDFAVLRSDGVRLDIPQMVSELEEEFPGGGVSGGGHLVVGSIKFVKGKREDVIDALIEKMADADIDEELSSAALIDD
- a CDS encoding PAS domain S-box protein codes for the protein MSSSRVEAELRKRVSQQEVVADLSQRVLDTDDPDELLADVSDAVRTAVDADACRFFERLPHGDRAVCREADGWTDEQTPTTITTDPDGSLLGYALQHEEPVVVDDLQADDRFDPPDRLLEHDASSSLCVPIGPDGEPWGVLEAHGVRPQAFDEADTAVLRTIANVLTTAFETNGSDRRLDGEWSLKEQFLERSPVGITVVDTDGKMQFANERAAEILGRSREEIADFTHDDPRWGLIDTDGTSLPAGDHPFDRVFEAGESTTNMEVGAHRPDGTRIWLSIDGAPLRSDGSLIGGVFAITDVTEQKRLENEFEEMIDRVTDAFYALDDEFRFTHVNERAEELLQHSEAELLGERLWNVFPEAATEEEVWDSFNAAMETQEPTSYELYFEPLDFWVEANLYPSESGISVYFRDITARKEREQKLEQYRSLTEAAQDVVLTIDEESTIQSVNPAVEDVFGYDRNELVGESLTTLMPERLVNGHRRGLGQYLETGARTLEWEYVELPGRHADGSEIPLAISFSEVEYEGGRFFTGILRDITDRKAHERRLREERDLTNRIVETSPTGIITVGPDGSFERVNERTEEITGYSGKDLEKLIGGTAGFDPVKPGGESFSADEIPTQRVLADGETIHDLEIGLLRADGERVWLSLSGTPLWDDGGSSGAVFTFADITERREYHQKLEETNDRLERANERLERSNERLESSNERLEHFAYATSHDLQEPLRMVSSYLRLIEDRYGDALDEDGEEFLAFAVDGADRMREMIDGLLTYSRIETRGQPLEPVALNDVVDAVRTDLQLQFDESDATLTAADLPRVEGDPSQLRQLFQNLFDNAIEYSGDEPPTIEVSAERAGEMWVVSVSDRGIGIPEDETAVIFEVFERLHTIDEHEGTGIGLALCQRIVERHGGEIWVDSEPGEGSTFSLTLPAVMDDQP